From a single Nocardioides sp. dk884 genomic region:
- a CDS encoding F0F1 ATP synthase subunit B, with product MRESIQAAGELNPLIPHVSEIILGAAVFLVLLLAIRKFVVPNFEKAFAERTAAIEGGLSAAETKQAEADAKLAELEKQLADARHEAARIREEAREQGAVIVSEMREQAQAEASRIVEHGKTQIEAERQQAVNSLRVEVGTLATTLAGRIVGESLDDEVRQGRVVERFLADLEAGTPGVN from the coding sequence ATGCGTGAATCGATCCAGGCCGCGGGAGAGCTGAACCCGCTCATCCCGCACGTCTCGGAGATCATCCTGGGGGCCGCCGTCTTCCTGGTGCTGCTCCTGGCGATCAGGAAGTTCGTCGTCCCCAACTTCGAGAAGGCCTTCGCCGAGCGAACGGCTGCGATCGAGGGCGGCCTGTCGGCGGCCGAGACCAAGCAGGCCGAGGCCGACGCCAAGCTCGCCGAGCTGGAGAAGCAGCTCGCCGACGCCCGTCACGAGGCTGCGCGCATCCGTGAGGAGGCGCGTGAGCAGGGTGCTGTGATCGTCTCGGAGATGCGGGAGCAGGCCCAGGCCGAGGCTTCCCGGATCGTCGAGCACGGGAAGACGCAGATCGAGGCGGAGCGCCAGCAGGCCGTCAACAGCCTGCGCGTGGAGGTCGGCACGCTGGCCACCACGCTGGCTGGCCGCATCGTCGGCGAGAGCCTGGACGACGAGGTCCGTCAGGGCCGTGTCGTCGAGCGCTTCCTCGCCGACCTCGAGGCCGGGACGCCGGGGGTCAACTGA
- a CDS encoding L-threonylcarbamoyladenylate synthase: MTERFPTTTDDEREAAVAAATTAVRRGDLIVLPTDTVYGIGADAFDPAAVAGLLAAKGRGREMPPPVLVSSATTLDALAVRVPAWARALVEKFWPGPLTLVCHQQTSLQWDLGDTRGTVAVRMPDHPVALAILERTGPLAVSSANTTGLPAATDADTAEEMLGTSVAVVVDAGRSPGGEASTIIDVTGERGRVLRRGTLALEDLNAVLEPLGAALVDEG, translated from the coding sequence GTGACCGAGCGCTTCCCCACCACGACCGACGACGAGCGCGAGGCGGCCGTCGCCGCCGCGACCACCGCCGTACGCCGCGGGGACCTGATCGTGCTGCCGACCGACACCGTCTACGGCATCGGCGCCGACGCCTTCGACCCGGCCGCGGTCGCGGGGCTGCTCGCGGCCAAGGGGCGCGGGCGCGAGATGCCGCCGCCGGTGCTGGTGAGCTCCGCCACCACCCTCGACGCCCTCGCGGTGCGGGTGCCCGCGTGGGCGCGCGCGCTGGTCGAGAAGTTCTGGCCCGGCCCGCTCACCTTGGTGTGCCACCAGCAGACCTCGCTGCAGTGGGACCTCGGCGACACCCGCGGCACCGTGGCGGTGCGGATGCCCGACCACCCGGTCGCCCTGGCGATCCTCGAGCGCACCGGCCCGCTGGCCGTCAGCTCGGCCAACACCACCGGCCTGCCCGCGGCCACCGACGCCGACACGGCCGAGGAGATGCTGGGGACCTCCGTCGCGGTCGTCGTGGATGCCGGGCGCTCGCCCGGCGGCGAGGCCTCGACGATCATCGACGTCACCGGGGAGCGGGGCCGGGTGCTGCGCCGCGGCACGCTGGCACTGGAGGACCTCAACGCCGTGCTGGAACCGCTCGGCGCCGCCCTCGTCGACGAGGGCTAG
- a CDS encoding F0F1 ATP synthase subunit gamma, producing the protein MAVSLREYRARIKSTESMKKITRAMELIAASRIIKAQQRALAAAPYARELTRAVSAVATFSKVDHPLTKEIENPKRAAILVVTSDRGLAGAYSSSALKEAERLAERVRAEGKEVDWYITGRKGEAYFKFRQRPVTRVWTGFSDQPSYEVAAEIGTALIDAFLKEPNEDGVVDEVHVVYTRFRSMLVQEPTAMRLMPLEVVQGHDKPTEADLLPLYEFEPSASEVLDALLPQYVQSRIFFALLQAAASELAARQKAMKSATDNAEELIKKYTRIANQARQAGITQEISEIVGGVNALADANAGSE; encoded by the coding sequence ATGGCCGTATCGCTGCGTGAGTACCGCGCGCGGATCAAGTCGACGGAGTCGATGAAGAAGATCACGCGCGCCATGGAGCTCATTGCTGCGTCCCGGATCATCAAGGCGCAGCAGCGGGCCCTGGCGGCAGCGCCGTACGCCCGCGAGCTGACTCGTGCGGTCTCGGCGGTGGCGACCTTCTCCAAGGTCGACCACCCCCTGACCAAGGAGATCGAGAACCCGAAGCGGGCCGCGATCCTGGTCGTGACCAGCGACCGTGGCCTCGCCGGTGCCTACTCCTCGAGCGCGCTCAAGGAGGCCGAGCGCCTCGCTGAGCGGGTGCGCGCGGAGGGCAAGGAGGTCGACTGGTACATCACCGGCCGCAAGGGCGAGGCGTACTTCAAGTTCCGCCAGCGTCCGGTGACCCGCGTGTGGACCGGCTTCTCCGACCAGCCCTCCTACGAGGTCGCCGCCGAGATCGGCACCGCGCTGATCGACGCCTTCCTCAAGGAGCCCAACGAGGACGGCGTGGTCGATGAGGTCCACGTGGTCTACACCCGGTTCCGCTCGATGCTGGTCCAGGAGCCGACGGCCATGCGGCTGATGCCGCTCGAGGTCGTTCAAGGCCACGACAAGCCGACCGAGGCCGATCTGCTCCCGCTCTACGAGTTCGAGCCGTCCGCGTCAGAGGTGCTCGACGCGCTGCTTCCGCAGTACGTTCAGAGCAGGATCTTCTTCGCTCTCCTGCAGGCGGCGGCCTCCGAGCTCGCCGCGCGTCAGAAGGCGATGAAGTCGGCCACGGACAACGCCGAGGAGCTCATCAAGAAGTACACCCGCATCGCCAACCAAGCCCGCCAGGCCGGCATTACCCAGGAAATCAGCGAGATCGTCGGTGGCGTCAACGCGCTGGCCGATGCGAACGCCGGGAGTGAGTGA
- the atpB gene encoding F0F1 ATP synthase subunit A: MASGGFTPPGPADFDLPPIVGGITKPMVMIVLSAVLIFAVTYAASRKAAIVPGRLQYAGEWAYSGVRNGIARDIIGTEHYMKFVPYLFTLFAFVLVNNYFGLVPLIQFPTFSHSGYAYGLAALSWLLYNGVGIWKHGFFGYLKHTCVPAGVRGPVLLLIAPLEFLSNILVRPVTLALRLFANMFAGHLLLILFALGGEYLLLEAFSPINAIGGVLAWVMFFGVSALELLVMFLQAYVFTLLTAMYVSGAVADEH; this comes from the coding sequence ATGGCCAGTGGCGGCTTCACGCCCCCCGGTCCCGCGGACTTCGACCTGCCCCCGATCGTCGGTGGGATCACCAAGCCGATGGTGATGATCGTCCTCTCGGCGGTCCTCATCTTCGCGGTGACCTACGCGGCGTCGCGGAAGGCGGCGATCGTCCCCGGTCGCCTCCAGTACGCCGGTGAGTGGGCCTACAGCGGTGTCCGCAACGGCATCGCCCGTGACATCATCGGCACCGAGCACTACATGAAGTTCGTGCCGTACCTGTTCACCCTCTTCGCCTTCGTGCTGGTGAACAACTACTTCGGCCTGGTCCCGCTGATCCAGTTCCCGACGTTCTCGCACTCCGGCTACGCCTACGGCCTCGCGGCCCTGAGCTGGCTGCTCTACAACGGTGTGGGCATCTGGAAGCACGGCTTCTTCGGCTACCTCAAGCACACCTGTGTGCCGGCCGGCGTGCGCGGCCCGGTCCTCCTGCTGATCGCTCCGCTGGAGTTCCTGTCCAACATCCTGGTCCGCCCGGTCACCCTGGCCCTGCGTCTGTTCGCGAACATGTTCGCGGGCCACCTCCTGCTGATCCTCTTCGCCCTCGGTGGCGAGTACCTCCTCCTGGAGGCGTTCTCCCCGATCAACGCGATCGGCGGCGTGCTCGCCTGGGTCATGTTCTTCGGAGTCTCCGCCCTGGAGCTCCTGGTCATGTTCCTCCAGGCCTACGTCTTCACGCTGCTGACCGCCATGTACGTCTCAGGTGCTGTCGCCGACGAGCACTGA
- the atpA gene encoding F0F1 ATP synthase subunit alpha — protein sequence MTELSIRPDEIRDALQKYVADYQPDAASKEEVGTVASAGDGIARVSGLPSAMANELLKFEDGTLGLALNLEDREIGVVILGDFEGIEEGQPVHRTGEILSVPVGDGYLGRVVDPLGTPIDGLGEIETSGRRALELQAPNVVERKSVHEPLATGIKAIDSMTPIGRGQRQLIIGDRATGKTTIAIDTIINQKQNWESGDPTKQVRCIYVAIGQKGSTIASVRGALEAAGALEYTTIVASPASDSAGFKYLAPYTGSAIGQHWMYEGKHVLIVFDDLTKQAEAYRAVSLLLRRPPGREAYPGDVFYLHSRLLERCAKLSDELGAGSMTGLPIIETKANDVSAFIPTNVISITDGQIFLQSDLFAANQRPAIDVGVSVSRVGGAAMTKAMKAVTGSLKVDLAQFRAMEAFAMFASDLDAASRQQLDRGQRLMALLKQSAYSPYPLEEMVVSLWLGTTGRLDKVPVGDVLRFENQFLDYLRRSHTGILSAIRETQKFEDEAGLTSAYEAFLDQFETSDGGSVKPGSEKAEALEDGALEQEQIVKQKRG from the coding sequence ATGACGGAGCTCTCCATCCGTCCGGACGAGATCCGCGACGCGCTGCAGAAGTACGTCGCCGACTACCAGCCCGACGCGGCCAGCAAGGAAGAGGTCGGGACGGTCGCATCGGCCGGCGACGGCATCGCGCGTGTCAGTGGGCTTCCGTCGGCGATGGCGAACGAGCTGCTCAAGTTCGAGGACGGCACCCTGGGCCTGGCCCTGAACCTCGAGGACCGCGAGATCGGCGTCGTCATCCTCGGTGACTTCGAGGGCATCGAGGAGGGCCAGCCGGTGCACCGCACCGGCGAGATCCTCTCGGTTCCCGTGGGTGACGGCTACCTCGGACGCGTGGTCGACCCGCTCGGCACCCCGATCGACGGCCTCGGCGAGATCGAGACCTCGGGCCGCCGCGCCCTGGAGCTGCAGGCTCCCAACGTGGTCGAGCGCAAGTCGGTGCACGAGCCGCTCGCGACCGGTATCAAGGCGATCGACTCGATGACCCCGATCGGCCGTGGCCAGCGTCAGCTGATCATCGGTGACCGCGCGACCGGCAAGACCACGATCGCGATCGACACGATCATCAACCAGAAGCAGAACTGGGAGTCGGGCGACCCGACCAAGCAGGTTCGCTGCATCTACGTCGCCATCGGCCAGAAGGGCTCGACCATCGCCTCCGTGCGTGGCGCGCTCGAGGCCGCCGGTGCGCTGGAGTACACCACGATCGTGGCGTCCCCGGCCTCCGACAGCGCCGGCTTCAAGTACCTCGCCCCGTACACCGGCTCGGCCATCGGCCAGCACTGGATGTACGAGGGCAAGCACGTCCTCATCGTGTTCGACGACCTGACCAAGCAGGCCGAGGCCTACCGCGCCGTGTCGCTGCTGCTGCGTCGCCCGCCGGGCCGCGAGGCCTACCCCGGTGACGTCTTCTACCTGCACTCGCGTCTGCTCGAGCGTTGCGCGAAGCTCTCCGACGAGCTGGGCGCGGGCTCGATGACCGGTCTGCCGATCATCGAGACCAAGGCCAACGACGTCTCGGCGTTCATCCCGACCAACGTCATCTCGATCACCGACGGTCAGATCTTCTTGCAGTCCGACCTGTTCGCGGCCAACCAGCGTCCGGCCATCGACGTCGGCGTCTCGGTGTCGCGCGTCGGTGGTGCGGCGATGACCAAGGCGATGAAGGCCGTCACCGGCTCGCTCAAGGTCGACCTGGCGCAGTTCCGCGCCATGGAGGCGTTCGCGATGTTCGCCTCCGACCTCGACGCCGCCTCGCGTCAGCAGCTGGACCGCGGTCAGCGCCTGATGGCGCTGCTCAAGCAGTCGGCGTACTCGCCGTACCCGCTCGAGGAGATGGTGGTCTCGCTGTGGCTGGGCACCACCGGTCGCCTCGACAAGGTGCCGGTCGGCGACGTCCTGCGCTTCGAGAACCAGTTCCTCGACTACCTGCGCCGCTCGCACACGGGCATCCTGTCCGCGATCCGCGAGACGCAGAAGTTCGAGGACGAGGCTGGTCTGACCTCCGCCTACGAGGCGTTCCTCGACCAGTTCGAGACCTCGGACGGCGGCTCGGTGAAGCCGGGCTCGGAGAAGGCTGAGGCCCTCGAGGACGGCGCGCTCGAGCAGGAGCAGATCGTCAAGCAGAAGCGGGGCTGA
- a CDS encoding ATP synthase F0 subunit C has protein sequence MNGDINGSLNMLGYGIATIGPALAVGLIFAAYINGVARQPEAQSRLQSIAILGFALAEALAIIGIALAFVLS, from the coding sequence ATGAATGGTGACATCAACGGCTCGCTCAACATGCTCGGCTACGGCATCGCCACGATCGGCCCCGCCCTCGCCGTGGGTCTGATCTTCGCGGCCTACATCAACGGTGTGGCCCGCCAGCCCGAGGCCCAGTCGCGCCTGCAGTCGATCGCCATCCTCGGCTTCGCGCTCGCCGAGGCGCTCGCGATCATCGGCATCGCGCTCGCCTTCGTCCTTTCCTGA
- a CDS encoding F0F1 ATP synthase subunit delta has product MTKSFRGASADAVVALAGELESMTSGPAAATVGGELFAVAATLRSEGALRRFVTDASTPVEARTGFVGDVFGSRIGADALGLLRSAVSRRWIANRDLGDALEHLGVVALVRSVGDDAGRLADEIFTLGQAIKQNPDLRDALADPTRTVSDKASLLRSLLEGRSLPATVVLAEQAVSGSHRTVSVALEEYQKVAAEVHGRSVATVRVARPLSEVEQRRLGDVLSRQYGRLIHLNLLVDPAVLGGVRVEIGDDVIDGTVSTRLDDARRRLVG; this is encoded by the coding sequence ATGACGAAGTCCTTCCGCGGCGCGTCGGCCGACGCCGTCGTCGCCCTGGCCGGGGAGCTGGAGTCCATGACGTCCGGTCCGGCCGCGGCGACGGTGGGCGGCGAGCTCTTCGCGGTCGCGGCGACGCTGCGCTCCGAAGGTGCGCTGCGCCGCTTCGTCACCGACGCGTCGACGCCCGTCGAGGCGCGTACCGGCTTCGTCGGCGACGTGTTCGGCTCGAGGATCGGTGCCGATGCGCTCGGGCTGCTGCGTTCGGCGGTCTCGCGCCGCTGGATCGCCAACCGCGACCTCGGCGACGCTCTCGAGCACCTCGGGGTCGTCGCGCTGGTCCGGTCCGTCGGTGACGACGCCGGCCGGCTCGCGGACGAGATCTTCACCCTCGGCCAGGCGATCAAGCAGAACCCCGACCTGCGCGACGCGCTCGCCGACCCCACCCGGACGGTGAGCGACAAGGCCAGCCTGCTGCGCTCGCTGCTGGAAGGGCGCTCGCTGCCGGCGACGGTCGTGCTCGCCGAGCAGGCCGTCTCCGGGAGCCACCGCACCGTGTCGGTGGCCCTGGAGGAGTACCAGAAGGTGGCTGCCGAGGTGCACGGGCGCAGCGTCGCCACCGTGAGGGTGGCCCGTCCGCTCTCCGAGGTCGAGCAGCGGCGTCTGGGCGACGTGCTGTCGCGCCAGTACGGCCGGCTGATCCATCTCAACCTGCTGGTCGACCCGGCCGTCCTGGGCGGCGTCCGTGTCGAGATCGGTGACGACGTCATCGACGGCACTGTCTCCACCCGCCTCGACGACGCCCGCCGCCGACTCGTCGGCTGA
- a CDS encoding MraY family glycosyltransferase: MREYILVFLVAAAVTSLLTVFAREIALRTGAVARVRDRDVHDEPIPYLGGLAMLGGLVAAYLVARELPFLSLGGPFVFKDAGIVLIAGALICAVGVLDDLFELDALTKLGGQVLAAGFLIFFGIQYFYFPWTNGEQFALEGTQGALLTGFVVVATVNAVNFVDGLDGLAAGVVGIGAIAFFVFCYELTRLNSADRATTAALLSVSLAGACAGFLVHNFHPARLFMGDSGSMLIGLVLSASAVTLTGQFSGSQIAEGGPGTQASLLPTLLPLLLPIAILIVPLLDLVLAVVRRTRAGRSPFAPDKQHLHHRLLEIGHSQRRAVFIMWTWAALVAFGTVIPSLYRGAWVWVALGIAVVLTVALTFLLPVLHKPKLLEALDEPAPE, translated from the coding sequence GTGCGCGAGTACATCCTGGTCTTCCTGGTCGCCGCGGCGGTCACCTCGCTGCTGACCGTGTTCGCCCGCGAGATCGCGCTGCGCACCGGGGCTGTCGCGCGGGTGCGCGACCGCGACGTGCACGACGAGCCGATCCCGTACCTCGGCGGCCTGGCGATGCTCGGCGGCCTGGTGGCGGCCTACCTGGTCGCCCGTGAGCTGCCGTTCCTCTCCCTGGGCGGCCCGTTCGTCTTCAAGGACGCCGGGATCGTGCTGATCGCCGGTGCGCTCATCTGCGCGGTGGGCGTCCTGGACGACCTCTTCGAGCTCGACGCGCTCACCAAGCTCGGCGGGCAGGTGCTGGCCGCGGGCTTCCTCATCTTCTTCGGGATCCAGTACTTCTACTTCCCCTGGACCAACGGGGAGCAGTTCGCCCTCGAGGGCACCCAGGGCGCGCTGCTGACCGGCTTCGTGGTCGTGGCGACGGTCAACGCGGTGAACTTCGTCGACGGCCTCGACGGCCTGGCCGCGGGCGTGGTCGGCATCGGGGCGATCGCGTTCTTCGTCTTCTGCTATGAGCTGACCCGGCTCAACAGCGCCGACCGGGCCACCACCGCCGCGCTGCTCAGCGTCTCCCTCGCCGGCGCGTGCGCGGGGTTCTTGGTGCACAACTTCCACCCGGCACGCCTGTTCATGGGCGACAGCGGGTCGATGCTGATCGGCCTGGTGCTCTCGGCCAGCGCGGTGACGCTGACCGGGCAGTTCTCCGGCTCCCAGATCGCCGAGGGCGGGCCCGGCACCCAGGCCAGCCTGCTGCCGACGCTGTTGCCGTTGCTGTTGCCGATCGCGATCCTCATCGTGCCGCTGCTCGACCTGGTGCTGGCCGTCGTACGACGCACGCGGGCGGGGCGCTCGCCGTTCGCCCCGGACAAGCAGCACCTGCACCACCGGCTGCTGGAGATCGGCCACTCCCAGCGCCGCGCGGTCTTCATCATGTGGACCTGGGCCGCGCTGGTCGCCTTCGGCACCGTGATCCCCTCGCTCTACCGCGGGGCGTGGGTCTGGGTCGCCCTCGGCATCGCCGTCGTGCTCACCGTCGCGCTGACCTTCCTGCTGCCCGTCCTGCACAAGCCGAAGCTGCTCGAGGCGCTCGACGAGCCCGCCCCCGAGTAG
- a CDS encoding AtpZ/AtpI family protein encodes MASKDAPENGQGPQPDPWQAFSQIVAGVLLYGGAGWLADRWLGTTFLVAIGILIGAGFGIYMVVKQFGHVPPTDSKK; translated from the coding sequence ATGGCTTCGAAAGACGCGCCGGAGAACGGCCAGGGACCCCAGCCGGACCCGTGGCAGGCCTTCAGTCAGATCGTGGCCGGAGTGCTCCTCTACGGCGGTGCCGGCTGGCTGGCCGACCGCTGGCTGGGGACGACCTTCCTGGTGGCCATCGGCATCCTGATCGGTGCCGGGTTCGGCATCTACATGGTCGTGAAGCAGTTCGGTCACGTGCCGCCCACAGACTCGAAGAAGTGA
- the prmC gene encoding peptide chain release factor N(5)-glutamine methyltransferase: MDAAPLRRRDLLADGVARLRAGEVASPEHDAAELLAHVLGTTRGALVLVDEVAADDAERYLALVTRRAAREPLQHLTGVAWFRHVELAVGPGVFVPRPETELLAGWAVERAEQVLADRGECVVVDLCTGSGAVAKALADEVPGARVHAVELDPAAHAWAERNLTGTGVELRLGDMATAFEELLGTVDVLTCNPPYIPLEAWESVAPEARDHDPHLALFSGQDGLDALRVLEQRAAVLLRRGGVVGAEHADVQGESAPAVFTATGRWADVRDHRDLAGRARFLTARLAR, translated from the coding sequence GTGGACGCCGCGCCCCTGCGCCGCCGTGACCTGCTCGCCGACGGTGTCGCCCGGCTGCGGGCCGGCGAGGTGGCCAGCCCCGAGCACGACGCCGCGGAGCTGCTCGCGCACGTGCTCGGCACGACCCGCGGCGCGCTGGTGCTCGTCGACGAGGTCGCCGCGGACGACGCCGAGCGTTACCTCGCGCTGGTGACGCGCCGCGCGGCCCGCGAGCCGTTGCAGCACCTCACCGGCGTCGCGTGGTTCCGCCATGTCGAGCTGGCCGTCGGCCCCGGCGTGTTCGTGCCGCGACCGGAGACCGAGCTGCTCGCCGGCTGGGCCGTGGAGCGGGCGGAGCAGGTGCTGGCCGATCGGGGGGAGTGCGTCGTCGTGGACCTGTGCACCGGCTCCGGCGCGGTCGCCAAGGCGCTGGCCGACGAGGTGCCCGGCGCCCGGGTGCACGCCGTCGAGCTGGACCCCGCGGCGCACGCCTGGGCCGAGCGCAACCTCACCGGCACCGGCGTCGAGCTTCGCCTGGGAGACATGGCCACCGCCTTCGAGGAGCTGCTCGGCACCGTCGACGTGCTGACCTGCAACCCGCCGTACATCCCGCTGGAAGCCTGGGAGTCGGTGGCCCCGGAGGCCCGCGACCACGACCCGCACCTCGCGCTCTTCTCCGGCCAGGACGGCCTGGATGCGCTGCGTGTGCTCGAGCAGCGCGCGGCGGTGCTGCTGCGTCGTGGGGGAGTGGTCGGCGCCGAGCACGCCGACGTGCAGGGCGAGTCGGCGCCGGCGGTCTTCACCGCGACCGGACGCTGGGCGGACGTCCGCGACCACCGCGACCTCGCGGGCCGGGCGCGCTTCCTCACGGCGCGGCTGGCACGATGA